Genomic DNA from Ensifer adhaerens:
GGTACATAGATCAGCAGGAATATCTGCCATTCCTTCAACCCGTCGACGCGGGCGGCGTCGCGCAGTTCGGACGGGAAGGCCTTTGTGGATTGGCGAAAATAGAAGATGACGAAGGCCGAGCCGATGGTCGGCAGGATGACGGCCCAATGCGTGTCGATGAGACCGAACTTGCCCATCATGACGAAGAGCGGGATCATCAGCGCCGCGAACGGCACCATGAGGGTGAGCAGGATCGCGCTATAGACCCGCTCGCGATATTTCGAGCGGAAGACCTCGAAACCGTAGCCGGCCAATGATGCGACGATCAGCGTCAGTGCGGTCGAGATCAGCGCGATCTTGATCGAGTTCCAGAACACCAGCGGCACATCGACGGCGGCCGCGAAGGCGCGGATATTGTCCAGGAGGCTGGTGCCGATGCCGACCTTGCCCTTGATGATGTCGATCGAATTGTTCGTCGCCCCCAGGACCATCCAGAGGAAGGGAAAGATCGAGAGAAACGCCATGATGCCGAGAAAGGCATAGGTGAAGAAGGCGGTGAGCCCGCGGGTGAGCCTGTCCATCAGTCCTTCTCCCTGAGCGCATAGAACTGGAAGACGGCGAGCACCGCGACGGCGAGAACGATCACATAGGAGACGGTCGCGGCGTAGCCCATGTTCG
This window encodes:
- a CDS encoding lactose/L-arabinose transport system permease protein gives rise to the protein MDRLTRGLTAFFTYAFLGIMAFLSIFPFLWMVLGATNNSIDIIKGKVGIGTSLLDNIRAFAAAVDVPLVFWNSIKIALISTALTLIVASLAGYGFEVFRSKYRERVYSAILLTLMVPFAALMIPLFVMMGKFGLIDTHWAVILPTIGSAFVIFYFRQSTKAFPSELRDAARVDGLKEWQIFLLIYVPVMRSTYAAAFIIVFMAAWNNYLWPLIVLQSNEMKTITLVVSSMASAYYPDYGAVMVSAILATLPTLVVFFVMQRQFVRGMIGSVK